The following coding sequences are from one Microbulbifer sp. TB1203 window:
- a CDS encoding DUF748 domain-containing protein, translating to MQSSQFIAPFKRLFRWLVVGLLLLGLFSITASILVRESIEHWLRQRGMETQIDHLYVSIPTLSLYVHGVRIKNDRGRGFRARELMLNYSWWQLLRGRMQLQEAYLDGAHMDLESRWEDGRRFWEIGGLRLGAVPPAQRDLRLLFERLRVHDSRLCYRHRPQWQTPTCIDFTELRAQDFLVRVLRRGDDPLQLTIGADRLHLRNLLARDGRDGDPNTALVKLDLEEALFKHPGNRITAARLEAEHFASCPPERWAEVRPGLRRVIGHCGAARKLQLEGELLFSFGPEARAQWQRASGQGILLRHSNRRYPNWRADTLAMNRFRYTREEKKLTWHRAGATAFDWCPSAWRNREHHYCVRAGTLQLPEPVVFDWSQRLNVHTTGGRLQQTRLLDRAGDVRNPLTLNDTLIGELNYTGAERSLEFRGLEMGSASGCIPGSLWKTDDFCLRMAGLRTPEPLQIRFASRREGQPWGFDSGQLTLAEFSLKREGQPQLQVRELRWQHISLSGSGSPLRLQDFDLKFLSGCLPDALLPRRLRSLCADVRRLSGVGNFAWTDGDDGFLILGELWLERMLLADRLNGDRGLLLRQLHTGHGYFRRQSDTENPWIDDSRPRKSATSLASAEADDGGEKGLLPDERAADDRGAAQVPDVRRPNLQLERLSLSSLQGCLPHSWARLLYQEPRQMPGCFDLLNLRQHQPLKVAWGGGVDLIAAELTLDRAETKTLAGGDLFSLSGLRVPEARVRYLQWNRSADFFLPYFSLEGFNGCLPSSVASPVLDIRCADLSDVRLGENFQVQIDRRQVSANLNGTLARRILLTEQENQVVIDVQKFLAPRLEIAWLRDTAKATRLKIKNVSAAQLHGCLPQDFTLRSGLPRCISTSDLRTVGAEEAPGLTLGRTLLKVAPVAEPLWRIEAVEVARLSLTPDALELYGLEVHQLLACGLWTLLPENARAWGIADCIAAEDLQFAGVSRIGLTPAVARLELGELNSEAIALWQEEGEYAQVGLQRLSWKKLRWNGGPVVWVTDLRIHDFQGCPVGPVEQVAAQVAEAAKAPVGDSCIRLGDLYLPGTQRLSLAPPFSFGGSIVLADLSIGNRSGEPWEFARVQLDQLTYGGDGLSIGSLSGLSGCLPAGWLGDTRLAPCYQLGPMRLQGIERVDTPAGRIIELHGLVIDGARLIQADYPKGQAQLLQLESLSAGVLRFGAGEVSADDLRMSGISGCIPRGYISRVDHCVAADSLETRGNYRGRDGGGLALDSIRLEQPRILSAGGERLVRGDSVWVEQLFASERQLRFQYAEAGGVAFFGRAEDAPDYGHHAWSGEVELLRVDRLHYDRVGDHLDIASVDMVRPKAILVRDRLGEFPLRRKVAALTGEMPTLARAGEAVTEKLKFRYRIGDVNIDSGMLTWIDHLGRFRSRLPVREINLRLINASSHPLHPPAILLVNARPGGLGEVQLAGFIDYKDTRKWDANLTGYLKNVNLIPASPYMANLLGYKILQGQVDATMDIRIVDNKVDALSEIVLNKIKVRRVRDGDSLPVEKTLIPLNIALALLRDGKGNVRFSMPITGDLYDPKFSFSFIFGDLLQRAIMEALFSYFTPLGFYTLARLAWERFRAVRFKPVPFAPGSDELSMEAREHLADVVSTLRERPEARPGICGVATARDWIALYPASTPGMRGSRKARETFYRFPPTEIHEELEELADRRSQRVQLFLLNSGITADKFIQCAPDYNGRDFEEPRVELSN from the coding sequence GACGGGCGCCGCTTCTGGGAGATCGGTGGATTGAGACTGGGGGCGGTACCCCCTGCACAGCGGGACCTGCGCCTGCTGTTCGAACGCCTGCGCGTCCACGACAGCCGGCTCTGCTACCGCCACAGGCCCCAGTGGCAGACGCCCACCTGTATCGATTTCACCGAGCTGCGCGCGCAGGATTTCCTGGTGCGGGTGCTGCGCCGCGGTGATGATCCATTGCAACTGACGATCGGTGCCGACCGGCTGCACCTGCGCAACCTGCTGGCGAGAGATGGCAGAGACGGCGATCCCAATACCGCGCTGGTGAAACTGGACCTGGAGGAGGCGCTGTTCAAACACCCGGGCAACCGTATCACCGCCGCGCGGCTCGAAGCCGAGCACTTCGCCAGTTGTCCGCCGGAGCGTTGGGCTGAAGTGCGGCCGGGCCTGCGCCGGGTGATCGGCCACTGCGGCGCAGCGCGGAAGTTGCAACTGGAAGGCGAGCTGTTGTTTTCCTTCGGCCCCGAGGCCCGGGCGCAGTGGCAGAGGGCCAGCGGCCAGGGCATCCTGCTGCGCCACAGCAATCGCCGCTACCCCAACTGGCGGGCGGACACCTTGGCCATGAACCGCTTCCGTTATACCCGCGAGGAAAAGAAACTCACCTGGCACCGTGCCGGCGCCACCGCCTTCGACTGGTGTCCGTCGGCGTGGCGCAATCGCGAACACCACTACTGCGTGCGCGCCGGCACCCTGCAACTGCCCGAGCCGGTGGTCTTCGACTGGAGCCAGCGCCTGAATGTGCACACCACCGGCGGCCGCCTGCAGCAGACCCGGCTGCTGGATCGGGCCGGCGATGTGCGCAACCCGCTTACCCTGAATGACACCCTGATCGGCGAACTCAACTATACGGGCGCAGAACGCAGCCTGGAATTCCGCGGCCTGGAGATGGGCAGTGCCAGCGGCTGTATTCCCGGCAGCCTGTGGAAAACGGATGACTTCTGCCTGCGTATGGCCGGCCTGCGCACCCCGGAGCCGCTGCAGATCCGCTTCGCCTCGCGGCGCGAGGGGCAGCCCTGGGGCTTTGACAGCGGCCAGTTGACGCTGGCTGAGTTCAGCCTGAAGCGCGAGGGGCAGCCGCAACTGCAGGTGCGGGAACTGCGCTGGCAACATATCAGCTTGTCCGGGTCCGGCTCGCCGCTGCGGCTGCAGGATTTCGACCTGAAATTTCTTTCCGGCTGCCTGCCGGACGCGCTCCTGCCGCGGCGGTTGCGCTCCCTGTGCGCGGACGTGCGCCGCCTTTCCGGGGTGGGGAATTTCGCCTGGACCGACGGTGACGACGGCTTCCTTATCCTCGGTGAACTGTGGCTGGAGCGCATGTTGCTGGCGGATCGGCTGAATGGCGATCGCGGACTGCTGCTGCGACAACTGCACACCGGTCACGGTTATTTCCGTCGCCAGAGTGATACCGAGAACCCCTGGATCGACGACAGCCGGCCGCGCAAGTCCGCGACCTCTCTCGCTTCAGCCGAGGCCGACGACGGCGGAGAGAAAGGCCTGCTGCCGGACGAGCGGGCCGCGGATGACAGGGGCGCGGCGCAGGTGCCGGATGTGCGCCGGCCCAACCTGCAGTTGGAGCGCCTCTCCCTCAGCAGTTTGCAGGGTTGCCTGCCACACAGCTGGGCGCGGCTGCTGTACCAAGAGCCGCGGCAAATGCCCGGCTGTTTCGACCTGCTCAACCTGCGTCAGCACCAGCCATTGAAAGTCGCCTGGGGAGGCGGAGTGGACCTGATTGCGGCGGAGCTGACCCTGGATCGGGCGGAGACGAAAACCCTGGCGGGCGGCGATTTATTCAGCCTGTCCGGCCTGCGGGTGCCCGAGGCGCGGGTCCGCTATCTGCAGTGGAACCGCAGTGCGGATTTTTTCCTGCCGTATTTCTCCCTGGAGGGCTTCAATGGTTGCCTGCCGTCTTCGGTTGCCTCCCCGGTGCTCGATATTCGCTGTGCGGATTTATCCGACGTGCGCCTGGGCGAGAACTTTCAAGTGCAGATAGACCGGCGCCAGGTGTCGGCAAATCTGAACGGTACCCTGGCGCGACGGATACTCCTCACAGAACAGGAAAACCAGGTTGTTATCGATGTGCAGAAATTCCTGGCGCCGCGGCTGGAAATCGCCTGGCTGCGCGATACCGCAAAGGCGACGCGCCTGAAAATAAAAAATGTTTCCGCCGCCCAACTGCACGGCTGCCTGCCCCAGGACTTCACCCTGCGCTCCGGCCTTCCCCGTTGCATTTCCACTTCGGATTTGCGCACAGTGGGGGCGGAAGAAGCCCCCGGACTGACACTGGGGCGCACATTGCTGAAAGTGGCGCCGGTGGCGGAACCCCTCTGGCGCATCGAAGCTGTCGAAGTGGCGCGACTGTCGCTGACACCGGATGCGCTGGAGCTTTACGGGTTGGAAGTGCACCAGCTGCTGGCCTGCGGACTCTGGACCCTCCTGCCTGAAAACGCGCGGGCCTGGGGGATAGCGGATTGCATCGCCGCGGAGGACCTGCAGTTTGCCGGCGTCAGCCGCATCGGCCTGACCCCCGCGGTGGCGCGCCTGGAACTGGGGGAATTGAATTCGGAGGCGATAGCCCTGTGGCAGGAGGAGGGGGAATACGCACAGGTTGGGCTGCAGCGTTTGAGCTGGAAAAAGTTGCGCTGGAACGGTGGCCCTGTGGTGTGGGTAACGGATCTGCGGATACACGATTTCCAGGGCTGTCCTGTCGGACCCGTGGAACAGGTGGCCGCACAGGTCGCGGAGGCGGCGAAGGCGCCGGTGGGGGATTCCTGTATCCGGCTGGGCGATCTCTATCTGCCGGGGACACAAAGGCTGTCACTGGCGCCACCATTTTCCTTCGGCGGCTCCATCGTGCTGGCGGACCTGTCGATCGGCAATCGGTCCGGCGAGCCCTGGGAATTTGCCCGGGTTCAACTGGACCAACTCACCTACGGCGGCGACGGCCTGTCGATCGGCAGCCTATCCGGCCTGAGCGGCTGCCTGCCGGCCGGCTGGCTGGGAGATACGCGGCTGGCACCCTGCTATCAATTGGGACCCATGCGGCTGCAGGGCATCGAGCGCGTGGATACCCCCGCCGGGCGGATCATCGAATTGCACGGGCTGGTTATCGACGGTGCGCGGTTGATCCAGGCGGACTACCCGAAGGGGCAGGCCCAGCTACTGCAATTGGAATCCCTGAGCGCGGGGGTTCTTCGCTTCGGCGCCGGGGAGGTTTCCGCCGACGATTTGCGCATGAGCGGTATCAGCGGCTGCATTCCCCGCGGCTACATCAGTCGCGTGGATCACTGCGTGGCGGCGGACAGCCTGGAAACCCGTGGAAACTATCGCGGCCGCGATGGAGGGGGGTTGGCGTTGGACTCTATCCGGCTGGAACAGCCGCGGATCCTGAGCGCCGGCGGGGAACGGCTGGTGCGCGGGGATTCGGTCTGGGTGGAACAGCTGTTTGCCAGCGAACGGCAGCTGCGCTTCCAGTATGCAGAGGCCGGCGGGGTCGCATTCTTCGGCCGCGCCGAAGATGCACCGGACTACGGGCACCACGCCTGGAGTGGCGAAGTGGAGCTGCTGCGGGTCGATCGCCTGCACTATGACCGCGTGGGAGACCACCTGGATATTGCCAGCGTCGATATGGTGCGGCCTAAGGCGATCCTGGTTCGCGACCGCCTGGGGGAGTTTCCCCTGCGCAGAAAGGTGGCGGCCCTTACCGGCGAAATGCCGACCTTGGCCAGGGCGGGAGAAGCGGTCACCGAAAAACTGAAATTCCGCTACCGCATCGGCGACGTCAATATCGACAGTGGCATGTTAACCTGGATCGATCACCTGGGCCGGTTCCGCAGCCGGTTGCCGGTGCGCGAGATCAACCTGCGCCTGATCAACGCCAGCAGTCACCCGCTGCACCCGCCGGCCATCCTGCTGGTGAATGCCCGCCCCGGGGGCCTGGGGGAAGTGCAGCTGGCGGGGTTTATCGACTACAAGGACACCCGGAAATGGGACGCCAACCTGACGGGCTATCTCAAAAACGTCAACCTGATTCCCGCCAGCCCTTATATGGCCAACCTGCTGGGCTACAAGATCCTGCAGGGGCAGGTGGACGCCACGATGGATATTCGCATCGTGGACAACAAGGTGGATGCCCTTTCCGAAATCGTGCTGAACAAAATCAAAGTGCGCCGGGTGCGCGACGGGGATTCCCTGCCAGTGGAGAAAACGCTCATTCCCTTGAATATCGCCCTGGCGCTGTTGCGCGACGGCAAGGGCAATGTGCGTTTCTCCATGCCGATAACCGGCGATCTCTATGACCCGAAATTCTCCTTCAGCTTTATCTTTGGCGACCTTCTGCAACGTGCCATCATGGAGGCGCTGTTCAGCTACTTTACGCCACTGGGCTTCTACACCCTCGCGCGCCTGGCGTGGGAGCGTTTTCGCGCCGTGCGCTTCAAACCGGTGCCCTTTGCCCCGGGCAGTGACGAATTGAGCATGGAGGCCAGGGAGCACCTGGCGGATGTGGTGTCTACATTAAGAGAACGCCCGGAGGCACGCCCGGGCATCTGTGGTGTCGCCACCGCCCGGGACTGGATTGCGCTGTATCCCGCCAGTACGCCTGGCATGCGTGGCAGCCGCAAGGCGCGGGAAACCTTCTATCGCTTCCCGCCCACCGAGATACACGAGGAGTTGGAAGAGCTGGCCGATCGCCGCAGCCAGCGTGTGCAACTTTTCCTGTTGAACTCCGGCATTACCGCGGACAAATTCATCCAGTGCGCGCCGGACTACAACGGCCGCGATTTCGAGGAGCCGCGGGTGGAGCTTTCCAATTAA
- a CDS encoding aconitate hydratase: MAMNLAQKLIQPHLASGSLEPGAPIELVIDQTLTQDATGTMVMLEFEALGLPRVKTEISAQYVDHNLLQTDFKNADDHLFLQSACRKYGVWYSRPGNGVSHPVHMCCFGIPGKTLLGSDSHTCAAGSMGMLAIGAGGLQVALAMAGIPFSTKMPKILGVKLEGELPPWVSAKDIILEMLRRQTVKGCVNKIVEYYGPGLDKLTAMDRHVIANMGQELGATTSVFPADRAVRAFLRQQQREADFVELAADDGASYDEADTIDLSTLEPLIACPSSPDKVVPVREVAGRPIYQSYIGSSANPGLRDFVIPAQMVAGRRVGDGVSFDINPTSRQLLEEISRSGELAKLLEAGARLHQTGCGGCIGMGQAPASGRISLRTVPRNFPGRSGTVEDQVYLCSPETATASALRGEITDPRDMDMDYPSFTEPEQLPDMRPLLLAPMDSSLIEVVELEKGPNIKPLPDFESLPKILKGPLLLKTGDNVSTDEILPAGAEILPLRSNIPEISRYTFSRIDKDFYQRAIDLKGDCFVVGGENYGQGSSREHAAITPRYLGVRCVIAKSMARIHRRNLVNFGIIPLLFENPDDYDKLQQDAELELDNPVDQLVEDQPVQLKNLSSGEQITLRHDLSEEEIATLRAGGLISRTREEHPDIH; the protein is encoded by the coding sequence ATGGCCATGAATCTTGCGCAGAAACTTATCCAACCCCATCTCGCCAGCGGCTCCCTGGAGCCCGGCGCGCCGATCGAACTGGTGATCGACCAGACCCTCACCCAGGATGCCACCGGCACCATGGTGATGCTGGAATTCGAGGCCCTGGGCCTGCCGCGGGTGAAGACCGAAATTTCCGCGCAATACGTGGATCACAACCTGCTGCAGACGGATTTCAAGAACGCCGACGATCACCTGTTCCTGCAGAGCGCCTGTCGCAAATACGGCGTCTGGTATTCGCGCCCGGGCAACGGCGTCAGTCACCCGGTGCATATGTGCTGCTTCGGCATCCCCGGTAAGACTCTGTTGGGTTCCGACAGCCACACCTGTGCCGCCGGCTCAATGGGCATGCTGGCAATCGGCGCCGGCGGTTTGCAGGTGGCCCTGGCCATGGCAGGCATACCTTTCTCCACCAAGATGCCGAAGATTCTCGGGGTGAAGCTGGAGGGTGAACTCCCCCCCTGGGTGAGCGCCAAGGATATTATCCTGGAGATGCTGCGCCGGCAGACGGTGAAGGGTTGCGTGAATAAAATTGTCGAATATTACGGTCCCGGCCTGGATAAACTCACCGCCATGGACCGCCACGTGATCGCCAATATGGGCCAGGAACTGGGGGCAACCACCAGTGTCTTTCCCGCCGATCGCGCGGTCAGGGCATTTTTGCGGCAACAGCAACGGGAGGCGGATTTCGTCGAACTGGCCGCGGACGATGGCGCCAGTTATGACGAGGCCGACACCATCGACCTTTCCACTTTGGAGCCGCTGATCGCCTGCCCATCCAGTCCGGACAAAGTGGTGCCGGTGCGCGAGGTGGCGGGCAGGCCCATCTACCAGAGCTATATCGGCTCCTCCGCCAACCCGGGCCTGCGGGACTTTGTCATCCCCGCGCAGATGGTCGCCGGCCGGCGGGTGGGCGACGGCGTCTCCTTCGATATCAACCCCACCTCGCGCCAGCTGCTCGAGGAAATCAGCCGCAGCGGAGAACTGGCGAAATTACTGGAAGCCGGCGCGCGCCTGCACCAGACCGGCTGCGGCGGCTGTATCGGCATGGGGCAGGCGCCAGCCAGCGGGCGCATCAGCCTGCGAACCGTGCCGCGCAACTTCCCCGGCCGCTCCGGCACCGTGGAGGACCAGGTCTACCTGTGCAGCCCGGAGACCGCCACCGCCAGCGCGCTCCGCGGCGAGATCACCGATCCCCGCGATATGGATATGGACTACCCGTCTTTTACCGAGCCGGAACAGCTGCCGGATATGCGCCCGCTGCTGCTGGCGCCGATGGACTCTTCCCTGATAGAGGTCGTGGAACTGGAAAAGGGCCCCAATATCAAGCCGCTACCGGACTTCGAATCGCTGCCAAAAATATTAAAAGGTCCGCTGCTGCTCAAGACCGGCGACAATGTCTCCACCGATGAAATACTTCCCGCCGGTGCAGAGATACTGCCGCTGCGTTCCAATATTCCCGAAATCAGCCGCTACACCTTCTCTCGTATCGACAAAGATTTTTACCAACGCGCCATAGACCTGAAAGGCGACTGCTTCGTGGTGGGTGGAGAAAACTATGGCCAGGGCTCCAGCCGGGAGCACGCCGCCATCACGCCGCGTTACCTGGGGGTGCGCTGCGTGATCGCCAAGAGCATGGCGCGCATCCACCGGCGCAACCTGGTCAATTTCGGCATAATCCCACTGTTGTTCGAAAACCCCGATGACTACGACAAACTGCAACAGGACGCCGAACTGGAACTGGACAACCCGGTGGACCAGCTGGTGGAGGACCAGCCGGTGCAGCTCAAGAACCTGTCCTCCGGAGAGCAGATCACCCTGCGCCACGATCTCTCGGAGGAGGAGATTGCAACGCTCAGAGCGGGTGGGTTGATCAGCCGGACGCGGGAGGAACACCCGGATATCCACTGA
- a CDS encoding MerR family transcriptional regulator, whose translation MRQHAAERSRSRLRIGELAARSGKSVHAIRWYESQGLMPGVRRDTGGRRVYSEHHVGWLELLGRLRCTGMSIKDMHRYTALVEEGTDTLDQRQRLLQTHRLQVEEHIAEWNHALEMIDRKIGFYAHWIESGSMPTADWLSEERTKAMEPCVQSGESET comes from the coding sequence ATGCGCCAACACGCCGCTGAGCGATCGCGCTCCCGGCTTCGCATCGGGGAGCTCGCCGCACGCTCGGGGAAGAGCGTGCACGCCATTCGCTGGTACGAAAGCCAGGGACTTATGCCCGGCGTACGTCGCGACACCGGCGGACGTCGCGTTTACAGCGAGCATCACGTCGGCTGGCTGGAACTGCTCGGGCGCCTGCGCTGTACGGGCATGTCCATCAAGGACATGCACCGCTATACCGCCCTGGTCGAAGAGGGTACGGATACCCTCGATCAACGCCAGCGACTTCTGCAGACTCACCGACTGCAGGTTGAGGAACACATTGCGGAATGGAACCATGCCCTCGAAATGATCGACCGGAAGATCGGATTCTATGCTCACTGGATCGAATCCGGTTCCATGCCCACCGCCGATTGGCTGTCCGAAGAGCGGACGAAGGCAATGGAACCGTGTGTGCAATCCGGCGAAAGCGAAACCTGA
- a CDS encoding nuclear transport factor 2 family protein — MSRKNDLHLQNKLALQEAFAALATGNRGPFGALMDEDASWTIIGTTAWSGTYRGLRQIRDELLGPLFAQFADTYTYTNTAHRFIAEDDYVAVECRGRVSLRSGKPYNNTYCYICRFENGKIKELTEYMDTLLVEEVLDAPTRR, encoded by the coding sequence ATGTCACGGAAAAACGACCTGCATCTGCAAAACAAGCTCGCTTTACAAGAAGCTTTCGCCGCTCTGGCCACGGGAAACCGCGGTCCGTTCGGTGCGTTGATGGACGAAGACGCCAGCTGGACAATCATCGGCACGACCGCCTGGTCCGGCACCTATCGCGGCCTGCGGCAGATTCGCGATGAGTTGCTGGGCCCGCTGTTCGCCCAGTTCGCGGATACCTATACCTATACCAATACCGCCCATCGCTTTATTGCGGAAGACGATTATGTGGCAGTTGAGTGTCGCGGCAGAGTTTCCCTTCGCTCGGGCAAGCCCTATAACAATACCTACTGTTACATTTGCCGCTTCGAAAACGGCAAGATAAAGGAGCTGACCGAGTATATGGATACGCTACTTGTCGAGGAGGTTCTCGATGCGCCAACACGCCGCTGA
- a CDS encoding DUF1353 domain-containing protein — protein MANHGSFSGNPKTEWLVDTNGNDRDMELLEDFSFTDPVGRVWLAPKGSTVNGASIPRSLWSMVGSPYTDDYRRASIVHDVACETPEISRKEADVMFYHACHAGGCSPRQARILYAGVRIGAWASASLPEAAISQEAMLFRKRPDVSILEERFLQGKLSEISQDMESLPEEASVEQLDSIIEQHLNV, from the coding sequence ATGGCAAATCACGGTTCCTTCTCCGGCAATCCGAAAACCGAGTGGCTTGTCGATACCAACGGAAATGACAGGGATATGGAGTTACTTGAAGACTTTTCCTTCACCGACCCGGTGGGGCGTGTGTGGTTGGCGCCGAAAGGCTCAACAGTGAACGGCGCCAGTATCCCGAGATCGCTTTGGTCCATGGTTGGCAGTCCGTACACGGACGATTACCGGCGGGCGTCAATTGTGCATGATGTCGCGTGCGAAACGCCGGAAATTTCCCGTAAGGAAGCAGACGTAATGTTCTATCATGCCTGCCACGCCGGAGGTTGTAGTCCGAGGCAGGCACGAATTCTTTACGCCGGTGTGCGTATAGGGGCTTGGGCATCTGCGAGCCTTCCAGAGGCAGCCATCTCCCAAGAGGCAATGCTCTTCAGGAAGCGCCCGGATGTTTCAATACTTGAGGAGCGGTTTTTACAAGGCAAGCTCTCGGAGATTTCGCAGGATATGGAGTCATTGCCGGAGGAGGCTTCGGTTGAGCAGCTCGACTCAATCATTGAGCAACATCTCAATGTCTGA
- the fetB gene encoding iron export ABC transporter permease subunit FetB → MNVIDLSWWQLALTSSLVLALAACTHIARLGIGKSLLIAAARTAIQLALVGMVLEALFAVGSLHWVALMGLVMLLLAGREVMARQKYRLRGGWSFGIGTLSMFISAFSVTVLTLVVIIGPSPWYEPQYAIPLLGMLLGNTMTGVALGLDRLTESARRSRDIIENRLMLGETWTQACGDFRREAMRAGLMPIINSMAAAGIVSLPGMMTGQILAGSPPALAVKYQILIMFTVAGGTGFGTFAAVAICSRRLFDRRERLRMDRLCEGRGD, encoded by the coding sequence ATGAACGTGATCGACCTGTCCTGGTGGCAACTGGCCCTCACATCGTCACTGGTGTTGGCGCTGGCCGCCTGCACTCATATTGCCCGCCTGGGGATTGGCAAATCCCTGCTGATCGCCGCGGCGCGCACCGCCATCCAGCTGGCACTGGTGGGCATGGTGCTGGAAGCGTTGTTCGCGGTGGGCAGCCTGCACTGGGTGGCACTGATGGGGCTGGTCATGCTGCTGCTCGCCGGGCGGGAGGTGATGGCGCGGCAGAAATACCGGCTGCGCGGCGGTTGGAGCTTCGGCATCGGCACCCTGTCCATGTTTATCTCCGCCTTCAGCGTCACCGTGCTGACCCTGGTGGTAATCATAGGTCCCAGCCCCTGGTACGAACCCCAGTACGCCATTCCACTGCTCGGCATGCTGCTCGGCAATACCATGACCGGCGTGGCCCTCGGCCTGGACCGGCTCACCGAAAGCGCGCGGCGCTCCCGAGATATCATCGAAAACCGGCTGATGCTGGGCGAGACCTGGACACAGGCCTGCGGCGATTTCCGCCGCGAGGCTATGCGCGCGGGGTTGATGCCGATTATCAACTCCATGGCCGCGGCGGGCATCGTCTCCCTACCGGGCATGATGACCGGCCAGATCCTCGCCGGCAGCCCGCCGGCGCTGGCGGTGAAATACCAGATACTGATTATGTTCACCGTCGCCGGAGGCACCGGCTTCGGGACTTTCGCTGCCGTTGCCATCTGCTCGCGGCGGTTGTTTGACCGGCGGGAGCGGTTGCGGATGGATCGGTTGTGTGAGGGCCGCGGCGATTAG
- a CDS encoding ATP-binding cassette domain-containing protein produces MASKLHLNRVAVGALEDIDLTLAPGEIVCLSGASGAGKSRLLRAIADLEPHGGEIRLGEQEQSSIPGHQWRRAVMMVPAESAWWFDTVGEHLDKPMPKALRTLGFSEETSNWPVARLSSGEKQRLALVRALSREPQVLLLDEPTANLDDETTRRVEEWLLSLIREHHHPVLWVAHREDQIRRVARRHFRIEGSQLVERELRE; encoded by the coding sequence TTGGCATCGAAACTCCACCTCAACCGCGTCGCCGTCGGTGCGCTCGAAGATATCGACCTGACCCTGGCGCCGGGGGAGATCGTCTGCCTGTCCGGCGCCTCCGGTGCCGGCAAAAGCCGGCTGCTGCGGGCGATCGCTGACCTGGAACCCCACGGCGGAGAGATTCGCCTGGGAGAACAGGAGCAGTCCTCAATACCCGGCCACCAATGGCGGCGGGCGGTAATGATGGTCCCCGCGGAGAGTGCCTGGTGGTTCGATACGGTGGGCGAGCATCTGGACAAGCCGATGCCCAAGGCGCTCCGCACACTGGGCTTCAGTGAAGAGACCTCCAACTGGCCGGTGGCCCGCCTGTCGTCCGGTGAGAAGCAGCGCTTGGCCCTGGTGCGGGCTTTGTCCCGCGAACCCCAGGTGTTGCTGCTGGACGAGCCCACCGCCAATCTGGACGATGAGACCACCCGGCGGGTGGAGGAATGGCTGCTGTCCCTGATTCGCGAGCACCACCACCCGGTATTGTGGGTGGCGCACCGCGAAGACCAGATCCGGCGCGTGGCCCGGCGGCACTTCCGCATCGAAGGCTCACAACTGGTGGAGCGGGAGCTGCGGGAATGA
- a CDS encoding DUF2214 family protein, with protein sequence MPVLFAFLHHLTAFALVAAIAIELVLLKQKFTLESARKLQVVDRVLGISAGTLLVVGLLRVFYFEKGASYYFANGAFHAKLTFFLLAAFLSIYPTIRFISWNKALKQGRLPEVSDGQLRTMRRVVHLELAAIAVLLLAAAMMARGIGYFG encoded by the coding sequence ATGCCCGTCCTGTTCGCCTTTCTGCATCACCTCACCGCCTTCGCCCTGGTGGCCGCGATCGCGATCGAGCTGGTTCTGCTGAAGCAAAAGTTCACCCTGGAGAGCGCGCGCAAACTGCAGGTGGTAGACCGGGTGCTGGGCATCTCCGCGGGAACGCTGCTGGTGGTGGGCCTGCTGCGGGTGTTCTACTTCGAGAAGGGAGCCAGCTACTATTTCGCCAACGGCGCCTTCCACGCCAAACTGACCTTCTTCCTGCTCGCTGCTTTCCTGTCCATCTACCCAACCATCCGCTTTATCTCCTGGAACAAGGCACTGAAACAGGGGCGACTGCCGGAAGTCAGCGACGGGCAGCTGCGCACCATGCGCCGGGTGGTTCACCTGGAACTGGCGGCGATCGCGGTGTTACTGCTGGCTGCGGCTATGATGGCGAGGGGAATTGGCTATTTTGGCTAA